The Scleropages formosus chromosome 3, fSclFor1.1, whole genome shotgun sequence genome contains the following window.
AGAGCACACCAcatcttcctcatcctcttcaaAGAGGCCTCGCCTGGACCAGATTCCTGCAGCAAACTTGGATGCTGATGACCCGCTCACTGACGTAGGTGTTCTTGTTCCTTTGAGCTGCTCACTGACTGCTTCTCATGtcattagtggaaaaaaatactgtcattTCAGTAGCTTAGCAGCAGCTCTTTGCTGACTGGCCTTTATGTGAGGcaggatgatgaggatgatgattcTGAGGAGGACAGTGATGACGATGATACTGCCGCTCTGTTGGCTgaactggagaaaataaagaagGAGCGTGCTGAGGAGCAAGAGCGTAAGGTAGGCACAGTGTGTCAGAAATCCAATCGGAGCACAGTCCTGTTAACACGAAGTCCCGGCATGCACTTGCTGCCCCACTAGAGTGACCTGGTGTCTGTGTCTTCTTGCCGCGCAGGAGCGGGAACAGAAGGCGGAGGAGGAGCGAATCCGCATGGAGAACATTCTGAGTGGGAACCCTCTTCTCAACTTGGGGGGACAGCAGCAGATAGGACAGGTCCAGACCAGCTTCAGCGTGAAGAGGAGGTACAAgtttcacatgcacacaccccATGCTGCATGGATGAAGGCATACATACACAATATGGAATAAGATCATTTTTAGCACTCTGAAATCTGTAAAATTAATCAACATATTTTAAACTGCTGGGAGTAAATAAGTTGAAAAGTGGGCAAACTGGTagtttctgaaattttttttttccgtttctgCTCAGGTGGGATGACGATGTGGTATTTAAGAACTGCGCTAAGGGTGTGGATGACTCCAAGAAGGAGAAGCGCTTCGTGAACGATACTTTGCGCTCAGAGTTCCATAAgaaatttatggaaaaatatgtgaaatagcTGGTCTTTTTGAGGCTGATGGACTCTACAGGTAAGGTGGTACCTTTGTTCATGGAACAGGCAGGATACTTTGGAACCCAGACCCACTCAAGTCTTCCTGCTCTGTGTTCTTTAGTCTACTGAGGGACACCTTCCAATCCCTATTTTGGACAACAGTATCATGTAATATCAAGAGTACGTTTTTCATTCCCTTTAGTTAGTCTTGTTTGAGAAAGTTGGGATAGATCCCACATGAATGGTCTTTGTCACTCAAgaattaaatttgtgttttaacaGAACTGAGATTGACTCCTGCTGTCTGGATTTTTGTTTCAAGATTTGTATGAAGTGTTATT
Protein-coding sequences here:
- the cwc15 gene encoding protein CWC15 homolog, which encodes MTTAARPTFEPARGGRGKGEGDLSALSKQYSSRDLPGHTKIKYRQPTQDAPEEVRGRDFRRELEERERAAVREKTRERGPREHTTSSSSSSKRPRLDQIPAANLDADDPLTDDDEDDDSEEDSDDDDTAALLAELEKIKKERAEEQERKEREQKAEEERIRMENILSGNPLLNLGGQQQIGQVQTSFSVKRRWDDDVVFKNCAKGVDDSKKEKRFVNDTLRSEFHKKFMEKYVK